A region from the Andrena cerasifolii isolate SP2316 chromosome 9, iyAndCera1_principal, whole genome shotgun sequence genome encodes:
- the Fim gene encoding plastin-2 fimbrin isoform X1: MEIREMKKWDVIEEYLKDFSYFFRLIDENGDGFINLTELRSALDICGFKMPGYKVRQMIEEYDDKQRSEHKGRLSFEEFEKLCKELKANELGSTFKQVVSKKENLETLGGISEASSEGTTHSVRLEEQLAFSDWINTNLSHDPDLKHLLPIDAEGKTLYEKVKDGILLCKIINHSCPDTIDERTINKKNMTLYKKHENLTLALSSAQAIGCNIVNIDAHDLTKGSPHLVLGLLWQIIRIGLFNQITLENCPGLATLLQDGERIEDLLKLSPESILLRWVNHHLENAGIARRCNNFQSDITDSEIYTYLIKQIAPNTSGVTLEALMEPNHTSRAEIMLQQAAKLGCRSFVTPSDVVNGIYKLNLAFVANMFNNYPGLDKPESNIEGLESLEETREEKTYRNWMNSMGVSPHVNWLYSDLADGLVIFQLYDIIKSGTVNWNRVHKKFTKLRKFMEKLENCNYAVELGKTMNFSLVGIAGQDLNDGNATLTLALIWQLMRSYTLSILTSLAGTQGSTLVEKEVVQWVNSKLQGAGKSSSIKGFQDNSISNGKVVIDLIDAIKPGSVNYDLVKDGGTEEENLDNAKYAISLARKCGARVYALPEDITEVNPKMVMTVFACLMAMDYVPNMDTVKQPNNVNGQ, translated from the exons ATGGAGATCCGCGAAATGAAGAAGTGGGACGTTATCGAGGAGTACTTGAAGGATTTCTCGTATTTTTTCCGATTA ATCGATGAAAATGGGGACGGGTTCATCAACCTCACAGAGCTGCGCAGCGCCCTGGACATCTGCGGGTTCAAGATGCCCGGTTACAAGGTGCGGCAGATGATCGAGGAGTACGACGACAAGCAGAGGTCGGAGCACAAGGGGCGGTTGTCCTTCGAGGAGTTCGAGAAGCTGTGCAAGGAGCTGAAGGCCAACGAACTGGGCTCCACGTTCAAGCAGGTGGTGTCGAAGAAGGAGAACCTCGAGACCTTGGGTGGAATTTCGGAGGCGTCCAGCGAGGGGACCACGCACTCGGTCAGGCTGGAGGAGCAGCTCGCCTTCAGCGACTGGATCAACACCAATCTGTCCCATGATCCCGATCTCAAGCACCTGTTGCCCATCGACGCGGAAGGGAAGACGCTGTACGAGAAGGTGAAGGACGGGATTCTTCTGTG TAAAATCATCAATCACTCCTGCCCGGACACCATCGACGAAAGAACGATCAACAAGAAGAACATGACCCTGTACAAGAAGCACGAGAACCTGACCCTAGCCTTGTCCTCGGCCCAAGCAATCGGCTGCAACATAGTGAACATCGACGCGCACGATCTAACGAAGGGTTCGCCCCACCTGGTCCTCGGCCTGCTGTGGCAGATCATAAGGATCGGGCTGTTCAATCAAATCACTCTGGAGAATTGCCCGGGACTGGCTACTCTCTTGCAAGACGGCGAGCGCATCGAGGACCTACTGAAACTGTCCCCGGAGTCGATACTCCTGAGATGGGTGAACCACCATCTGGAGAACGCTGGAATCGCTAGGCGCTGCAATAACTTCCAGTCGGACATCACCGACTCCGAGATCTACACGTACCTTATCAAGCAGATCGCGCCTAATACATCTGGTGTCACTCTGGAGGCTCTAATGGAGCCGAACCACACATCTCGAGCAGAGATCATGCTCCAGCAGGCGGCCAAGTTGGGATGTCGCAGCTTCGTCACGCCTAGCGACGTGGTGAACGGTATATACAAGCTGAATCTCGCCTTCGTAGCCAACATGTTCAACAACTACCCGGGCCTGGACAAGCCGGAGAGCAATATCGAGGGCCTGGAGTCTCTGGAGGAGACCAGGGAGGAGAAGACCTACCGAAACTGGATGAACTCGATGGGCGTCTCCCCGCACGTAAACTGGCTCTACTCCGACCTGGCGGACGGCCTGGTGATATTCCAGCTCTACGACATCATCAAGTCGGGCACGGTGAACTGGAACAGGGTGCACAAAAAGTTCACCAAACTCCGCAAGTTCATGGAGAAGCTCGAGAACTGCAATTACGCGGTCGAGCTTGGTAAAACGATGAACTTCTCGCTGGTCGGTATAGCTGGCCAGGATCTGAACGATGGGAACGCCACGCTGACGTTGGCGCTGATCTGGCAGTTGATGAGATCGTACACACTGTCGATCCTGACGTCGCTGGCGGGCACGCAGGGCAGCACCCTCGTGGAGAAGGAGGTCGTGCAGTGGGTTAACTCGAAGCTTCAGGGGGCGGGGAAAAGCAGCAGTATCAAGGGTTTCCAGGATAACTCGATATCGAATGGGAAAGTGGTGATCGATCTGATCGACGCTATTAAGCCAGGCTCGGTCAACTACGACCTGGTGAAGGACGGGGGCACCGAGGAG GAGAACCTGGACAACGCGAAGTACGCGATATCCTTGGCACGGAAATGCGGGGCGCGCGTGTACGCGCTCCCGGAGGACATAACCGAGGTGAACCCGAAGATGGTGATGACGGTGTTCGCCTGCCTGATGGCGATGGACTACGTCCCGAACATGGACACCGTGAAGCAACCGAACAACGTGAACGGGCAATAA
- the Fim gene encoding plastin-2 fimbrin isoform X2 encodes MATAIDDRQELLEQFQAIDENGDGFINLTELRSALDICGFKMPGYKVRQMIEEYDDKQRSEHKGRLSFEEFEKLCKELKANELGSTFKQVVSKKENLETLGGISEASSEGTTHSVRLEEQLAFSDWINTNLSHDPDLKHLLPIDAEGKTLYEKVKDGILLCKIINHSCPDTIDERTINKKNMTLYKKHENLTLALSSAQAIGCNIVNIDAHDLTKGSPHLVLGLLWQIIRIGLFNQITLENCPGLATLLQDGERIEDLLKLSPESILLRWVNHHLENAGIARRCNNFQSDITDSEIYTYLIKQIAPNTSGVTLEALMEPNHTSRAEIMLQQAAKLGCRSFVTPSDVVNGIYKLNLAFVANMFNNYPGLDKPESNIEGLESLEETREEKTYRNWMNSMGVSPHVNWLYSDLADGLVIFQLYDIIKSGTVNWNRVHKKFTKLRKFMEKLENCNYAVELGKTMNFSLVGIAGQDLNDGNATLTLALIWQLMRSYTLSILTSLAGTQGSTLVEKEVVQWVNSKLQGAGKSSSIKGFQDNSISNGKVVIDLIDAIKPGSVNYDLVKDGGTEEENLDNAKYAISLARKCGARVYALPEDITEVNPKMVMTVFACLMAMDYVPNMDTVKQPNNVNGQ; translated from the exons ATCGATGAAAATGGGGACGGGTTCATCAACCTCACAGAGCTGCGCAGCGCCCTGGACATCTGCGGGTTCAAGATGCCCGGTTACAAGGTGCGGCAGATGATCGAGGAGTACGACGACAAGCAGAGGTCGGAGCACAAGGGGCGGTTGTCCTTCGAGGAGTTCGAGAAGCTGTGCAAGGAGCTGAAGGCCAACGAACTGGGCTCCACGTTCAAGCAGGTGGTGTCGAAGAAGGAGAACCTCGAGACCTTGGGTGGAATTTCGGAGGCGTCCAGCGAGGGGACCACGCACTCGGTCAGGCTGGAGGAGCAGCTCGCCTTCAGCGACTGGATCAACACCAATCTGTCCCATGATCCCGATCTCAAGCACCTGTTGCCCATCGACGCGGAAGGGAAGACGCTGTACGAGAAGGTGAAGGACGGGATTCTTCTGTG TAAAATCATCAATCACTCCTGCCCGGACACCATCGACGAAAGAACGATCAACAAGAAGAACATGACCCTGTACAAGAAGCACGAGAACCTGACCCTAGCCTTGTCCTCGGCCCAAGCAATCGGCTGCAACATAGTGAACATCGACGCGCACGATCTAACGAAGGGTTCGCCCCACCTGGTCCTCGGCCTGCTGTGGCAGATCATAAGGATCGGGCTGTTCAATCAAATCACTCTGGAGAATTGCCCGGGACTGGCTACTCTCTTGCAAGACGGCGAGCGCATCGAGGACCTACTGAAACTGTCCCCGGAGTCGATACTCCTGAGATGGGTGAACCACCATCTGGAGAACGCTGGAATCGCTAGGCGCTGCAATAACTTCCAGTCGGACATCACCGACTCCGAGATCTACACGTACCTTATCAAGCAGATCGCGCCTAATACATCTGGTGTCACTCTGGAGGCTCTAATGGAGCCGAACCACACATCTCGAGCAGAGATCATGCTCCAGCAGGCGGCCAAGTTGGGATGTCGCAGCTTCGTCACGCCTAGCGACGTGGTGAACGGTATATACAAGCTGAATCTCGCCTTCGTAGCCAACATGTTCAACAACTACCCGGGCCTGGACAAGCCGGAGAGCAATATCGAGGGCCTGGAGTCTCTGGAGGAGACCAGGGAGGAGAAGACCTACCGAAACTGGATGAACTCGATGGGCGTCTCCCCGCACGTAAACTGGCTCTACTCCGACCTGGCGGACGGCCTGGTGATATTCCAGCTCTACGACATCATCAAGTCGGGCACGGTGAACTGGAACAGGGTGCACAAAAAGTTCACCAAACTCCGCAAGTTCATGGAGAAGCTCGAGAACTGCAATTACGCGGTCGAGCTTGGTAAAACGATGAACTTCTCGCTGGTCGGTATAGCTGGCCAGGATCTGAACGATGGGAACGCCACGCTGACGTTGGCGCTGATCTGGCAGTTGATGAGATCGTACACACTGTCGATCCTGACGTCGCTGGCGGGCACGCAGGGCAGCACCCTCGTGGAGAAGGAGGTCGTGCAGTGGGTTAACTCGAAGCTTCAGGGGGCGGGGAAAAGCAGCAGTATCAAGGGTTTCCAGGATAACTCGATATCGAATGGGAAAGTGGTGATCGATCTGATCGACGCTATTAAGCCAGGCTCGGTCAACTACGACCTGGTGAAGGACGGGGGCACCGAGGAG GAGAACCTGGACAACGCGAAGTACGCGATATCCTTGGCACGGAAATGCGGGGCGCGCGTGTACGCGCTCCCGGAGGACATAACCGAGGTGAACCCGAAGATGGTGATGACGGTGTTCGCCTGCCTGATGGCGATGGACTACGTCCCGAACATGGACACCGTGAAGCAACCGAACAACGTGAACGGGCAATAA
- the LOC143372976 gene encoding uncharacterized protein LOC143372976 isoform X2: MWKHGPEYVFDVKMNITSTPMDYEGAQISNYTMMNLFCRPRGPDGLNCRLANCRKQSMDVTNDNEIEITEAEARHLCSEDPFEIKFNDHGVEYLVVDEGVHVENLNELKLLVERFNIGADLNGVPDGTFEIMENTTIGQCVVIVGINHFPSKGGISKAKNYRYELESLPHLNKVPGEAIVIQKSTNLNNCSYYAPFYFGSYGGVVVESDLHSSLESSSSRLFVSDVQFVSSMTRIGTLGSDKLKNLLAISQYVSLSLRDIRAAKRALADISAAAETTILANSDVDRIFTMK, encoded by the exons ATGTGGAAGCACGGGCCAGAGTACGTGTTCGACGTGAAGATGAACATCACCTCCACCCCTATGGACTACGAAGGCGCCCAGATATCCAACTACACCATGATGAACCTATTCTGCAGACCTAGGGGACCGGACGGGCTCAACTGTCGCTTGGCGAACTGCCGAAAGCAGAGCATGGACGTGACCAACGACAACGAGATCGAGATAACAGAGGCGGAGGCGAGGCATTTGTGCAGCGAGGACCCGTTCGAGATCAAGTTCAACGACCACGGTGTGGAGTACCTGGTGGTGGACGAGGGTGTGCACGTGGAGAACTTGAACGAGCTGAAGCTGCTGGTCGAGCGATTCAACATCGGCGCTGACTTGAACGGCGTGCCCGACGGAACGTTCGAGATCATGGAGAACACGACGATCGGCCAGTGCGTCGTCATTGTCGGAATCAATCATTTCCCATCGAAAGGGGGGATCAGCAAGGCGAAGAACTATCGATACGAGCTGGAGTCCCTGCCACATTTGAACAAAGTACCAGGCGAGGCTATAGTCATCCAGAAGTCCACCAACTTGAACAACTGCAGCTACTACGCACCCTTCTACTTCGGCTCCTACGGCGGCGTCGTTGTCGAGTCCGACCTCCACTCGTCTTTA GAAAGTTCGTCCAGCCGCCTGTTCGTGTCTGACGTTCAGTTCGTGTCATCGATGACGAGGATCGGTACTCTGGGCTCAGATAAACTGAAGAATTTGCTCGCCATCTCGCAATACGTGAGCCTGAGCCTGCGCGACATTCGCGCTGCCAAGCGAGCATTAGCTGACATCAGCGCGGCAGCGGAGACCACCATCTTAGCAAACTCGGATGTAGACAGAATCTTCACGATGAAATGA
- the LOC143372976 gene encoding uncharacterized protein LOC143372976 isoform X1 yields the protein MLASLIPFFLVARVEVDESMWKHGPEYVFDVKMNITSTPMDYEGAQISNYTMMNLFCRPRGPDGLNCRLANCRKQSMDVTNDNEIEITEAEARHLCSEDPFEIKFNDHGVEYLVVDEGVHVENLNELKLLVERFNIGADLNGVPDGTFEIMENTTIGQCVVIVGINHFPSKGGISKAKNYRYELESLPHLNKVPGEAIVIQKSTNLNNCSYYAPFYFGSYGGVVVESDLHSSLESSSSRLFVSDVQFVSSMTRIGTLGSDKLKNLLAISQYVSLSLRDIRAAKRALADISAAAETTILANSDVDRIFTMK from the exons ATGCTCGCCTCATTAATTCCGTTCTTCTTAG TGGCCCGGGTGGAGGTCGACGAGAGCATGTGGAAGCACGGGCCAGAGTACGTGTTCGACGTGAAGATGAACATCACCTCCACCCCTATGGACTACGAAGGCGCCCAGATATCCAACTACACCATGATGAACCTATTCTGCAGACCTAGGGGACCGGACGGGCTCAACTGTCGCTTGGCGAACTGCCGAAAGCAGAGCATGGACGTGACCAACGACAACGAGATCGAGATAACAGAGGCGGAGGCGAGGCATTTGTGCAGCGAGGACCCGTTCGAGATCAAGTTCAACGACCACGGTGTGGAGTACCTGGTGGTGGACGAGGGTGTGCACGTGGAGAACTTGAACGAGCTGAAGCTGCTGGTCGAGCGATTCAACATCGGCGCTGACTTGAACGGCGTGCCCGACGGAACGTTCGAGATCATGGAGAACACGACGATCGGCCAGTGCGTCGTCATTGTCGGAATCAATCATTTCCCATCGAAAGGGGGGATCAGCAAGGCGAAGAACTATCGATACGAGCTGGAGTCCCTGCCACATTTGAACAAAGTACCAGGCGAGGCTATAGTCATCCAGAAGTCCACCAACTTGAACAACTGCAGCTACTACGCACCCTTCTACTTCGGCTCCTACGGCGGCGTCGTTGTCGAGTCCGACCTCCACTCGTCTTTA GAAAGTTCGTCCAGCCGCCTGTTCGTGTCTGACGTTCAGTTCGTGTCATCGATGACGAGGATCGGTACTCTGGGCTCAGATAAACTGAAGAATTTGCTCGCCATCTCGCAATACGTGAGCCTGAGCCTGCGCGACATTCGCGCTGCCAAGCGAGCATTAGCTGACATCAGCGCGGCAGCGGAGACCACCATCTTAGCAAACTCGGATGTAGACAGAATCTTCACGATGAAATGA